The proteins below come from a single Sorghum bicolor cultivar BTx623 chromosome 4, Sorghum_bicolor_NCBIv3, whole genome shotgun sequence genomic window:
- the LOC8064267 gene encoding pentatricopeptide repeat-containing protein At2g13600, which yields MCCRSPRRERMRRLLPPLAVHPPPCLPVPAPPPAAATAGGSAFAIPELIPLLERAISTGDVLRLGRAVHARLVKTALTSHTLLSNRLVALYSRLPSSAAAVAAFDDLPHKNAHSYNTLLAALLRRPDTFPDALHLFDTMPADARNLVSYNTLMSSLVHHGRQAEALRVVARLARDRFLGPGLAMDRFTVVSVATACAGIRAARPLREMHGAVVVSGMELTVIMANAMVNAYSKAWRVEEARHLFDQISIRDNVTWTSMISGYCQVKKLDEALQVFDMMPDKDRVAWTALISGHEQNGEEDTALELFERMLAEGVSPTTFALVSVLGACAKLGLVTRGKELHCSILRRSIGSDPFNIFIHNALVDMYSKCGDMTAAMAVFHRMPERDFISWNSMVTGFSHNGLGKQSLAIFEEMLVAGVRPTHVTFLAVLTACSHSGLVSNGRLILESMEDHGVEPRAEHYAAFIDALGRNRQLEEAIEFIKDLPSRIGPGTAGSWGALLGACRLHGNIELAEEVAEFLFKLEPGNSGRYVMLSNIYAAAGQWDDARRVRGLMKEKGLKKDQAYSWIEVRSLKHVFVADDMSHCEADEIYEMLGKLLDHMSTAEDPTEHQLNFC from the coding sequence ATGTGCTGCCGTTCGCCGCGTCGGGAACGCATGCGCCGCCTTCTCCCGCCGCTCGCCGTCCACCCGCCGCCATGCCTCCCAGTCCCAGCACCTCCTCCAGCCGCGGCCACGGCCGGCGGAAGCGCGTTCGCCATCCCGGAGTTGATTCCGCTCCTGGAGCGGGCCATCTCCACGGGGGACGTGCTCCGTCTCGGCCGCGCAGTGCACGCGCGCCTCGTCAAGACGGCGCTCACCAGCCATACGCTCCTGTCCAATCGCCTCGTCGCGCTCTACTCCCGGCTCCCATCGTCGGCCGCTGCGGTCGCGGCCTTCGACGACCTTCCGCACAAGAACGCGCACTCCTACAACACGCTTCTCGCCGCGCTCTTGCGCAGGCCGGACACCTTCCCCGACGCCCTCCACCTGTTCGACACAATGCCGGCCGACGCACGCAACCTCGTCTCCTATAACACCCTCATGTCGTCCCTCGTGCACCACGGGAGGCAGGCGGAGGCGCTCCGCGTGGTTGCGCGGCTGGCCAGAGACAGGTTCTTGGGGCCAGGGTTGGCCATGGATCGGTTCACGGTGGTCAGCGTGGCGACTGCATGTGCGGGAATCAGAGCTGCCAGGCCGCTGCGGGAAATGCATGGCGCGGTTGTGGTATCAGGGATGGAGTTGACCGTCATCATGGCCAATGCCATGGTGAACGCCTACAGCAAGGCTTGGAGGGTGGAAGAAGCAAGGCATTTGTTCGATCAGATCAGCATTCGAGACAATGTCACTTGGACGTCGATGATTTCTGGGTACTGCCaagtgaagaagctcgatgaggcATTGCAGGTGTTCGATATGATGCCAGATAAAGATAGGGTTGCATGGACAGCACTGATTTCTGGGCATGAGCAGAATGGAGAGGAGGACACTGCTCTTGAGCTGTTCGAACGGATGCTAGCCGAGGGAGTATCACCAACGACTTTTGCATTGGTATCAGTTTTGGGTGCATGTGCCAAACTTGGGCTTGTCACACGGGGGAAGGAATTGCACTGCTCCATCTTGCGACGGAGCATTGGCTCTGACCCTTTCAACATTTTCATCCACAATGCACTCGTTGACATGTACTCTAAGTGTGGGGACATGACGGCTGCCATGGCAGTGTTCCACCGGATGCCTGAGAGGGACTTTATCTCTTGGAACTCCATGGTCACTGGGTTCTCGCATAATGGCCTGGGAAAGCAGTCGCTTGCTATTTTTGAGGAGATGCTGGTGGCTGGAGTTCGTCCAACCCATGTCACTTTCCTCGCTGTCCTCACAGCCTGCAGCCATTCCGGTCTAGTATCTAATGGACGCCTCATTCTCGAATCAATGGAGGACCATGGTGTTGAACCAAGGGCTGAACACTATGCTGCCTTCATTGATGCTCTTGGTCGGAATCGGCAGTTGGAAGAAGCAATTGAGTTCATCAAAGATTTGCCATCCAGGATTGGTCCTGGTACAGCTGGGTCCTGGGGAGCTCTCCTAGGTGCATGTCGCCTTCATGGAAATATCGAGCTTGCAGAGGAAGTGGCAGAGTTTCTCTTCAAATTAGAGCCTGGCAACAGTGGTCGGTATGTCATGTTGTCAAACATCTATGCAGCTGCAGGACAGTGGGATGATGCACGTCGAGTCAGGGGGCTCATGAAGGAGAAGGGCCTGAAGAAGGATCAGGCTTACAGTTGGATTGAGGTGCGGAGTTTAAAGCACGTATTTGTTGCTGATGACATGTCTCATTGCGAGGCAGACGAGATATATGAGATGTTGGGCAAGCTTCTCGACCATATGAGCACAGCAGAGGATCCTACGGAACACCAGCTTAATTTTTGCTGA
- the LOC8068877 gene encoding NAC domain-containing protein 104 isoform X1 has protein sequence MGGATNLPPGFHFFPSDEDLIVHFLRRKVANLPCRPDIVPTILLHRYDPWELNVNNLPTSKGTALQAGNQWYFFSHAAQSRTSPNGYWNPVGADETVTSSGCIVGLKKTLIFCTGEPFKGFKTNWIMHEYHLQDGGYNVSGSSTSSSSSSSRKSQRKRLHSSTESNNWVICRVFESSCGSQVSFHDEGTELSCLDEVFLSLDDYDEVSLPNN, from the exons ATGGGAGGAGCTACCAACCTACCTCCTGGTTTCCATTTCTTCCCTTCAGATGAAGATCTCATCGTCCATTTCCTCCGTCGCAAAGTGGCCAACCTCCCATGCCGCCCTGACATCGTCCCGACGATACTTCTGCACCGCTACGATCCGTGGGAATTGAATG TTAATAATCTTCCAACTTCCAAAGGCACGGCGCTGCAAGCTGGAAACCAATGGTATTTCTTTAGCCATGCCGCGCAGAGCAGAACCTCTCCGAATGGGTACTGGAATCCCGTTGGTGCCGATGAAACAGTAACAAGCAGTGGCTGTATTGTTGGCCTGAAGAAGACGCTCATCTTCTGCACCGGggagcctttcaaaggtttcaaaACAAACTGGATCATGCATGAGTACCACCTTCAAGATGGAGGATACAATGTCAGCGGTAGCAGCACCTCAAGTAGCTCAAGCTCCAGTAGGAAATCCCAGAGGAAGAGACTTCACTCAAGCACG GAGTCCAACAACTGGGTGATATGTAGAGTGTTCGAATCAAGCTGCGGTTCACAAGTGAGCTTCCATGATGAGGGCACAGAGCTTTCATGCTTAGATGAGGTGTTTTTGTCGTTAGATGACTATGACGAAGTGAGTTTGCCAAATAATTAG
- the LOC8068877 gene encoding NAC domain-containing protein 104 isoform X2: protein MGGATNLPPGFHFFPSDEDLIVHFLRRKVANLPCRPDIVPTILLHRYDPWELNGTALQAGNQWYFFSHAAQSRTSPNGYWNPVGADETVTSSGCIVGLKKTLIFCTGEPFKGFKTNWIMHEYHLQDGGYNVSGSSTSSSSSSSRKSQRKRLHSSTESNNWVICRVFESSCGSQVSFHDEGTELSCLDEVFLSLDDYDEVSLPNN, encoded by the exons ATGGGAGGAGCTACCAACCTACCTCCTGGTTTCCATTTCTTCCCTTCAGATGAAGATCTCATCGTCCATTTCCTCCGTCGCAAAGTGGCCAACCTCCCATGCCGCCCTGACATCGTCCCGACGATACTTCTGCACCGCTACGATCCGTGGGAATTGAATG GCACGGCGCTGCAAGCTGGAAACCAATGGTATTTCTTTAGCCATGCCGCGCAGAGCAGAACCTCTCCGAATGGGTACTGGAATCCCGTTGGTGCCGATGAAACAGTAACAAGCAGTGGCTGTATTGTTGGCCTGAAGAAGACGCTCATCTTCTGCACCGGggagcctttcaaaggtttcaaaACAAACTGGATCATGCATGAGTACCACCTTCAAGATGGAGGATACAATGTCAGCGGTAGCAGCACCTCAAGTAGCTCAAGCTCCAGTAGGAAATCCCAGAGGAAGAGACTTCACTCAAGCACG GAGTCCAACAACTGGGTGATATGTAGAGTGTTCGAATCAAGCTGCGGTTCACAAGTGAGCTTCCATGATGAGGGCACAGAGCTTTCATGCTTAGATGAGGTGTTTTTGTCGTTAGATGACTATGACGAAGTGAGTTTGCCAAATAATTAG